A region of Haliotis asinina isolate JCU_RB_2024 chromosome 7, JCU_Hal_asi_v2, whole genome shotgun sequence DNA encodes the following proteins:
- the LOC137290833 gene encoding microtubule-associated protein RP/EB family member 1-like, with protein sequence MAVNVFITNTNVRNISRNDILDWVNNSLKVNYTKVEQLGTGAAYCQLMHMMWSHCIPLRKVKFNSKLEHEYINNFKQLQNSFQVMGVDKVVPVDRLLKMKFQDNFEFAQWFKKFFDMNYNGLGYDPVAARGGKNEGEPVNWTAHTPRSTRQSEKQVSITSRQNTHTKEDSHIRVSSRQLEDIKDSLLELQLTIQTLTKEKEFYLKKLRDIESYCQDHEDLAVIQSIMEILYATEVTAPDKSSRRIELQSNSHIPVALKGSSSPSTTRTTATVINPDNNDININININIDKNENDNIDSRIDIEGTVDNTETSDLTHSIATSDMTHTGDTDDTADSHVTLSEISELGDFSDSTVRTKDDRTSDDGDTDADNDVFDRGNVPFDSVLLYKRDISLHTDEESETSGIDLDTQVSSENVSNDLEHTWSSDGTSDKHATTSSDVHVDSDTLDAINEVDNDMEADQDDTDDSEEDIFYDVDSDQ encoded by the exons ATGGCGGTCAACGTGTTCATTACCAACACCAACGTGCGCAACATCAGCCGTAACGACATCCTAGACTGGGTCAACAACAGCCTGAAGGTCAACTACACGAAAGTGGAGCAGCTCGGTACAG GAGCCGCCTACTGCCAACTGATGCACATGATGTGGTCAC acTGCATTCCACTGAGGAAAGTAAAGTTCAACTCTAAACTTGAACACGAGTACATCAACAACTTCAAACAACTCCAGAACAGTTTCCAAGTGATGGGGGTAGATAAG GTAGTTCCGGTGGATAGATTGCTTAAGATGAAATTTCAAGACAATTTTGAGTTTGCACAGTGGTTCAAGAAATTTTTCGATATGAATTATAACGGACTGGGATACGACCCTGTGGCAGCTCGAGGGGGCAAGAATGAGGGTGAACCAGTCAATTGGACAGCGCACACCCCTAGGTCGACCAGGCAGTCAGAGAAACAAGTTTCCATCACGT CACGGCAAAACACGCACACTAAAGAGGACAGCCACATCCGGGTCTCCAGCAGACAGCTCGAGGACATCAAAGACAGT CTCCTGGAGCTGCAGCTGACGATCCAGACGCTGACGAAGGAAAAGGAGTTCTACCTGAAGAAGCTGCGGGACATCGAGAGTTACTGCCAGGATCACGAAGACCTTGCTGTCATCCAGTCTATCATGGAGATTTTGTATGCCACGGAGGTGACTGCACCCGACAAGTCGTCTCGTAGAATAGAGCTGCAATCTAACTCGCACATACCAGTTGCACT GAAGGGTTCGTCGTCCCCGAGTACGACACGGACGACGGCGACGGTGATCAACCCGGACAACAatgacatcaacatcaacatcaacatcaacattgacAAGAACGAAAACGACAACATCGACAGCCGCATTGACATAGAGGGGACCGTCGACAATACTGAGACTAGCGACCTGACTCACAGTATTGCTACAAGTGACATGACACACACTGGTGACACCGACGATACAGCTGACAGTCACGTCACACTCAGTGAAATATCCGAGCTGGGAGATTTCAGTGACAGCACCGTCCGCACCAAAGACGACAGGACTAGCGATGATGGCGACACTGACGCTGACAACGACGTCTTCGACCGAGGTAATGTTCCATTCGACAGCGTTTTGTTGTATAAGCGTGACATCAGCCTTCATACTGACGAGGAGAGTGAAACAAGTGGTATTGACCTTGATACCCAAGTTTCTTCTGAAAATGTCAGCAATGACCTTGAGCATACATGGTCATCAGACGGCACTTCTGACAAGCACGCCACCACGTCAAGTGACGTGCATGTAGATAGCGATACCTTGGATGCCATCAACGAGGTGGACAATGACATGGAAGCAGACCAAGACGACACTGACGATAGCGAGGAAGACATCTTCTACGATGTTGATTCTGACCAATGA